Proteins encoded by one window of Streptomyces sp. NBC_01477:
- the serA gene encoding phosphoglycerate dehydrogenase — translation MSQKPVVLIAEELSPATVDALGPDFEIRHCNGADRAELLSAITDVDAILIRSATKVDAEAVAAAAKLRVVARAGVGLDNVDVSAATKAGVMVVNAPTSNIVTAAELACGLLIATARNIAPANSALKNGEWKRNKYTGVELSEKTLGVVGLGRIGVLVAQRMSAFGMNIVAYDPYVQPARAAQMGVKLLTLDELLEESDFITVHLPKTPETLGLIGDEALHKVKPSVRIVNAARGGIVDEEALASALKEGRVAGAGLDVYAKEPCTDSPLFQFDNVVATPHLGASTDEAQEKAGIAVARSVRLALAGELVPDAVNVQGGVIAEDVKPALPLAEKLGRIFTALAGEVAARLDVEVCGEVTQHDVKILELSALKGVFEDVVDETVSYVNAPLFAQERGVEVRLTTSSESPNHRNVVTVRGTLADGTEVSVSGTLAGPKHVQKVVAVGDEDVDLVLADHMAFLRYTDRPGIVGTIGRILGEVDVNIAGMQVARAAAGGDALVALTVDSSIPAGVLTDIADEIGATSARAVNLTD, via the coding sequence GTGAGCCAGAAGCCTGTCGTACTCATCGCAGAAGAGCTGTCGCCCGCCACGGTGGACGCGCTCGGGCCGGACTTCGAGATCCGGCACTGCAACGGCGCGGACCGAGCCGAACTGCTGTCCGCGATCACCGATGTCGACGCCATTTTGATCCGCAGCGCCACGAAGGTGGACGCGGAGGCCGTCGCCGCCGCGGCGAAACTGCGGGTCGTCGCCCGCGCCGGTGTCGGCCTCGACAACGTCGACGTCTCCGCCGCCACCAAGGCCGGCGTGATGGTCGTCAACGCGCCGACGTCCAACATCGTCACCGCCGCCGAGCTGGCCTGCGGTCTGCTGATCGCCACCGCCCGCAACATCGCGCCGGCCAACTCGGCGCTCAAGAACGGCGAGTGGAAGCGCAACAAGTACACCGGCGTCGAGCTGAGCGAGAAGACCCTCGGTGTGGTGGGCCTGGGCCGGATCGGCGTCCTGGTCGCGCAGCGGATGTCCGCCTTCGGGATGAACATCGTCGCCTACGACCCCTACGTGCAGCCCGCGCGGGCCGCGCAGATGGGCGTCAAGCTGCTGACCCTCGACGAGCTCCTCGAAGAGTCCGACTTCATCACCGTCCACCTGCCCAAGACCCCCGAGACGCTGGGTCTGATCGGTGACGAGGCGCTGCACAAGGTCAAGCCCTCGGTGCGGATCGTCAACGCCGCGCGCGGCGGGATCGTGGACGAGGAGGCGCTGGCCTCGGCGCTCAAGGAGGGCCGGGTGGCCGGCGCGGGCCTGGACGTCTACGCCAAGGAGCCCTGCACCGACTCGCCGCTCTTCCAGTTCGACAACGTGGTGGCGACCCCGCACCTGGGCGCGTCCACCGACGAGGCGCAGGAGAAGGCCGGTATCGCGGTCGCCAGGTCGGTCCGCCTCGCGCTGGCCGGCGAGCTGGTCCCCGACGCGGTCAACGTCCAGGGCGGCGTCATCGCCGAGGACGTCAAGCCCGCGCTGCCGCTCGCCGAGAAGCTCGGCCGGATCTTCACCGCGCTGGCCGGCGAGGTGGCCGCCCGACTCGACGTCGAGGTCTGCGGCGAGGTCACCCAGCACGACGTGAAGATCCTCGAACTGAGCGCGCTCAAGGGCGTCTTCGAGGACGTCGTCGACGAGACGGTGTCGTACGTGAACGCGCCGCTGTTCGCCCAGGAGCGCGGTGTCGAGGTCCGGCTGACCACCAGCTCGGAGTCGCCCAACCACCGCAATGTGGTGACGGTCCGCGGCACGCTCGCCGACGGCACCGAGGTGTCGGTCTCCGGCACGCTGGCCGGCCCCAAGCACGTCCAGAAGGTCGTCGCCGTCGGCGACGAGGACGTGGACCTGGTGCTCGCCGACCACATGGCCTTCCTGCGCTACACCGACCGCCCCGGCATCGTCGGCACCATCGGCCGGATCCTCGGCGAGGTCGACGTCAACATCGCCGGCATGCAGGTCGCCCGGGCCGCCGCGGGCGGCGACGCGCTGGTCGCCCTCACCGTGGACTCCAGCATCCCGGCGGGCGTGCTGACCGACATCGCCGACGAGATCGGCGCCACCTCGGCCCGCGCGGTCAACCTGACCGACTGA
- the ilvC gene encoding ketol-acid reductoisomerase, with translation MAELFYDDDADLSIIQGRKVAVIGYGSQGHAHALSLRDSGVDVRVGLHEGSKSKTVAEEQGLRVLPVAEAAAEADVIMILVPDPIQGRVYEESIKDNLKDGDALFFGHGLNIRFGFIKPPAGVDVCMVAPKGPGHLVRRQYEEGRGVPCIAAVEQDATGKGFELALSYAKGIGGTRAGVIKTTFTEETETDLFGEQAVLCGGTSALVKAGFETLVEAGYQPEIAYFECLHELKLIVDLMYEGGLEKMRWSVSETAEWGDYVTGPRIITDATKAEMKKILGEIQDGTFANAWIAEYNAGLPKYNEYKKADENHLLETTGRKLRKLMSWVDEEA, from the coding sequence GTGGCCGAGCTGTTCTACGACGACGACGCCGACCTGTCCATCATCCAGGGCCGCAAGGTCGCGGTCATCGGCTACGGCAGCCAGGGCCACGCCCACGCGCTGTCGCTGCGCGACTCGGGCGTGGACGTGCGGGTCGGCCTGCACGAGGGCTCCAAGTCCAAGACGGTGGCCGAGGAGCAGGGCCTGCGGGTGCTGCCGGTGGCCGAGGCCGCCGCCGAGGCCGACGTCATCATGATCCTGGTGCCGGACCCGATCCAGGGCCGCGTCTACGAGGAGTCCATCAAGGACAACCTCAAGGACGGCGACGCGCTGTTCTTCGGCCACGGCCTGAACATCCGCTTCGGCTTCATCAAGCCGCCGGCCGGCGTGGACGTCTGCATGGTCGCCCCCAAGGGCCCGGGCCACCTGGTCCGCCGCCAGTACGAGGAGGGCCGCGGCGTGCCGTGCATCGCGGCCGTCGAGCAGGACGCCACCGGCAAGGGCTTCGAGCTCGCGCTGTCGTACGCCAAGGGCATCGGCGGCACCCGGGCCGGCGTCATCAAGACCACCTTCACCGAGGAGACCGAGACCGACCTCTTCGGCGAGCAGGCGGTCCTGTGCGGCGGCACCTCGGCCCTGGTCAAGGCCGGCTTCGAGACCCTGGTCGAGGCCGGTTACCAGCCGGAGATCGCGTACTTCGAGTGCCTGCACGAGCTCAAGCTCATCGTGGACCTGATGTACGAGGGCGGCCTGGAGAAGATGCGCTGGTCGGTCTCCGAGACCGCCGAGTGGGGCGACTACGTCACCGGCCCGCGGATCATCACCGACGCCACCAAGGCCGAGATGAAGAAGATCCTCGGCGAGATCCAGGACGGCACCTTCGCCAACGCCTGGATCGCGGAGTACAACGCCGGCCTGCCGAAGTACAACGAGTACAAGAAGGCCGACGAGAACCACCTGCTGGAGACCACCGGCCGCAAGCTCCGCAAGCTGATGAGCTGGGTCGACGAGGAGGCGTAA
- the ilvN gene encoding acetolactate synthase small subunit produces MSKHTLSVLVENKPGVLARITALFSRRGFNIDSLAVGTTEHPEISRITIVVNVIDELPLEQVTKQLNKLVNVLKIVELDSAAAVARELVLVKVRADNESRSQIVEIVQLFRAKTVDVSPEAVTIEATGAADKLEAMLKMLEPFGIKELVQSGTIAIGRGARSITDRSLRALDRSA; encoded by the coding sequence ATGTCCAAGCACACGCTCTCCGTCCTGGTGGAGAACAAGCCCGGCGTCCTGGCCAGGATCACCGCGCTGTTCTCCCGCCGCGGCTTCAACATCGACTCGCTCGCGGTGGGCACCACCGAGCACCCGGAGATCTCCCGGATCACCATCGTCGTCAACGTCATCGACGAACTGCCGCTCGAACAGGTGACGAAGCAGCTCAACAAGCTGGTCAACGTGCTGAAGATCGTCGAACTCGACTCCGCGGCGGCCGTCGCACGTGAACTCGTCCTGGTGAAGGTGCGCGCCGACAACGAGTCGCGCTCCCAGATCGTGGAGATCGTCCAGCTCTTCCGCGCCAAGACCGTGGACGTCTCACCCGAGGCCGTCACGATCGAGGCCACCGGCGCCGCCGACAAGCTGGAGGCCATGCTCAAGATGCTGGAGCCGTTCGGCATCAAGGAGTTGGTCCAGTCGGGCACCATCGCCATCGGCCGCGGTGCCCGCTCCATCACCGACCGCTCGCTGCGCGCGCTCGACCGTTCGGCGTAA
- a CDS encoding acetolactate synthase large subunit: MTEQATGSHHPQPRTRNAVPAATAERMTGAQALIRSLEAVGADTVFGIPGGAILPAYDPLMDSSKVRHVLVRHEQGAGHAATGYAQATGRVGVCMATSGPGATNLVTPIADAHMDSVPLVAITGQVASKSIGTDAFQEADICGITMPITKHNFLVRDAADIPRTIAEAFHIAATGRPGPVLVDIAKDALQNQMTFSWPPQADLPGYRPVTKPHAKQIREAARLINEARRPVLYVGGGVIKARATGELRILAELTGAPVTTTLMALGAFPDSHPQHVGMPGMHGDVSAVTALQKSDLIIALGARFDDRVTGRLDTFAPNAKVVHADIDPAEISKNRIADVPIVGDAREVLADLIVAVQADHEAGHKGDYSEWWNHLNFWRNTYPLGYDVPEDGSLSPQQVIERIGQLAPDNTLFAAGVGQHQMWAAQFIKYERPGTWFNSGGAGTMGYAVPAAMGAKAGMPDATVWAIDGDGCFQMTNQELVTCALNNIPIKVAIINNGALGMVRQWQHLFYGERFSNTVLHSGAENVPGSTHGVGSIQNRGTRVPDFVKLSEAMGCVGLRCESPDDLDKVIAEANAINDRPVVVDFIVHEDAMVWPMVAAGTSNDEIMAARDVRPDFSDDLDD, translated from the coding sequence ATGACCGAGCAGGCCACCGGGTCCCACCATCCGCAGCCGCGGACCCGAAACGCGGTCCCCGCCGCCACCGCCGAGCGCATGACGGGCGCCCAGGCGCTCATCCGCTCCCTTGAGGCCGTAGGCGCCGACACCGTGTTCGGCATCCCGGGCGGTGCGATCCTGCCGGCGTACGACCCGCTGATGGACTCCTCCAAGGTCCGGCACGTGCTGGTCAGGCACGAACAGGGCGCGGGGCACGCCGCCACCGGCTACGCGCAGGCCACCGGCCGGGTCGGGGTGTGCATGGCGACCTCGGGACCCGGCGCGACCAACCTGGTCACCCCGATCGCCGACGCCCACATGGACTCGGTGCCGCTCGTCGCCATCACCGGCCAGGTCGCCTCGAAGTCCATCGGCACCGACGCCTTCCAGGAGGCGGACATCTGCGGCATCACCATGCCGATCACCAAGCACAACTTCCTGGTCAGGGACGCGGCCGACATCCCGCGCACCATCGCCGAGGCCTTCCACATCGCCGCCACAGGGCGTCCGGGGCCGGTCCTGGTGGACATCGCCAAGGACGCGCTGCAGAACCAGATGACCTTCTCGTGGCCGCCGCAGGCCGACCTGCCCGGCTACCGCCCGGTGACCAAGCCGCACGCCAAGCAGATCCGCGAGGCCGCCCGGCTGATCAACGAGGCCCGCCGCCCGGTGCTCTACGTCGGCGGCGGTGTCATCAAGGCCCGCGCCACCGGCGAGCTGCGCATCCTCGCCGAGCTGACCGGCGCCCCGGTCACCACGACGCTGATGGCGCTCGGCGCCTTCCCCGACAGCCACCCGCAGCACGTCGGCATGCCCGGCATGCACGGCGACGTCTCCGCGGTCACCGCGCTGCAGAAGTCCGATCTGATCATCGCGCTCGGCGCCCGCTTCGACGACCGCGTCACCGGCCGCCTCGACACCTTCGCGCCGAACGCGAAGGTCGTGCACGCCGACATCGACCCGGCCGAGATCTCCAAGAACCGGATCGCCGACGTGCCGATCGTCGGCGACGCCCGCGAGGTGCTCGCCGACCTGATCGTCGCCGTCCAGGCCGACCACGAGGCCGGCCACAAGGGCGACTACTCCGAGTGGTGGAACCACCTGAACTTCTGGCGGAACACCTACCCGCTCGGCTACGACGTCCCCGAGGACGGCAGCCTGTCCCCGCAGCAGGTCATCGAGCGGATCGGGCAGCTCGCCCCGGACAACACGCTGTTCGCCGCGGGCGTCGGCCAGCACCAGATGTGGGCTGCGCAGTTCATCAAGTACGAGCGGCCCGGCACCTGGTTCAACTCCGGCGGCGCCGGCACCATGGGTTACGCCGTGCCCGCCGCGATGGGCGCCAAGGCCGGTATGCCGGACGCCACCGTGTGGGCGATCGACGGCGACGGCTGCTTCCAGATGACCAACCAGGAACTGGTCACCTGCGCGCTGAACAACATCCCGATCAAGGTCGCCATCATCAACAACGGCGCCCTGGGCATGGTCCGCCAGTGGCAGCACCTCTTCTACGGCGAGCGGTTCTCCAACACGGTGCTGCACTCAGGCGCGGAGAACGTCCCGGGCTCCACCCACGGCGTCGGCTCGATCCAGAACCGCGGCACCCGCGTGCCGGACTTCGTCAAGCTGTCCGAGGCCATGGGCTGCGTCGGCCTGCGCTGCGAGTCCCCCGACGACCTGGACAAGGTCATCGCCGAGGCGAACGCCATCAACGACCGCCCGGTCGTCGTGGACTTCATCGTCCACGAGGACGCGATGGTCTGGCCGATGGTCGCGGCCGGCACCTCCAACGACGAGATCATGGCGGCGCGCGATGTCCGGCCCGACTTCAGCGACGACCTGGACGACTGA
- a CDS encoding putative bifunctional diguanylate cyclase/phosphodiesterase, producing MTSTGAVIGGQSSRDGSAGLLPQLMLALLCGGYTTGAALGWGAGDVAAFMGDFGLSAAAAAAAVSMLLYARKAAAGHRAAWLLFSASSTMAALGNGVWGWYEVVLHRQVPQTSPADFCFLLFAPPAVIGLLVLAKRPVSRAGWVCLGLDTWLIGGSLLTLSWSLALARTARFDGPSTAKVALSLAYPLLDIVLVSMVLALHFRRSAGNRAAVNTALAALALTVLCDALFTSPLLREQYHSGQILDAGWFAGSMLMAYAPWVGRREQPLLRSGSATRKVTGSLSALAPYLAAAVCTLGILYDVITGEKCDKVVLLTGSTVVLALVVRQGIMLLDNMALTHELAQKENHFRSLVQGSSDVIMIAAPTGVLRYVSPASAGVYGRDPEEMIGTELSEHIHPDDLGQVVHEVRRFLAAPPGEEPATRIECRIRSGRRGGPHGEDGWLNVESSVNRYQGGLIFNSRDVTERVRLQAQLQHNASHDPLTDLPNRLLFLDRVGKALNGRRAGDGRAAVLYVDLDGFKAVNDSIGHQAGDHLLTQAARRLRDALRTGDTAARLGGDEFAVLVCGTLEHQITEIAERLRAALCEPYRVDGGEVRVGASIGIAFAEPGTSAVELMRNADLAMYRAKQAGKGRVELYAPQLQADVVRRTEMATRLHRALHDGEFTLLHQPVVELSSGRITGVEAQARWRSAQGILFTPAEFLRAAEDIDRTSELGRWQLEQAVAQAALRYGAGHRVPVTVKLSARRLLHRDLPAGAVEGLLERHGLPPGGLVVELTGGDPRISLDELERRLTELRRAGVRISLGGFGSGHAALSALRSLPVDAVKLDRGFVEGVVESPRLRKITRGLLRIAADLGVRTVADGVDRPEQVHALRELGCAQGQGMAFSGLLDEHRLRGSLTRGGYPVPADSSRSGKPDGGRSVPQETAREQVVPRTVQLPSCRSHSETRVPPA from the coding sequence GTGACCTCCACGGGGGCGGTGATCGGCGGTCAGTCCTCGCGCGACGGCAGCGCCGGCCTGCTGCCGCAACTCATGCTCGCACTGCTCTGCGGCGGCTACACGACCGGGGCGGCGCTGGGCTGGGGCGCGGGCGATGTCGCGGCCTTCATGGGGGACTTCGGACTGTCGGCCGCCGCCGCTGCCGCCGCGGTCTCGATGCTGCTCTACGCCCGCAAGGCCGCCGCGGGCCACCGGGCCGCCTGGCTGCTGTTCTCGGCCTCCTCCACGATGGCCGCGCTCGGCAACGGCGTCTGGGGCTGGTACGAAGTCGTGCTGCACCGCCAAGTGCCGCAGACCTCGCCCGCCGACTTCTGCTTCCTGCTGTTCGCGCCGCCCGCCGTGATCGGCCTGCTGGTGCTCGCCAAGCGGCCGGTGAGCCGGGCCGGCTGGGTGTGCCTCGGCCTGGACACCTGGCTCATCGGCGGCTCGCTGCTGACCTTGTCGTGGAGCCTGGCTCTGGCCCGCACCGCCCGCTTCGACGGCCCGAGCACCGCCAAGGTCGCGCTCTCGCTGGCCTATCCGCTGCTGGACATCGTGCTGGTCAGCATGGTCCTCGCCCTGCACTTCCGCCGCTCGGCCGGCAATCGTGCCGCCGTCAACACCGCACTGGCCGCGCTCGCGCTGACCGTGCTGTGCGACGCGCTGTTCACCTCGCCGCTGCTGCGCGAGCAGTACCACTCGGGCCAGATCCTGGACGCCGGCTGGTTCGCCGGCAGCATGCTGATGGCGTACGCCCCCTGGGTCGGCCGCCGTGAGCAGCCGCTGCTGCGCTCCGGCTCGGCCACCCGCAAGGTCACCGGGTCGCTGTCCGCGCTCGCGCCGTACCTGGCCGCCGCGGTGTGCACCCTGGGCATCCTCTACGACGTCATCACCGGCGAGAAGTGCGACAAGGTCGTGCTGCTCACCGGCAGCACCGTGGTGCTCGCACTGGTCGTCCGGCAGGGCATCATGCTGCTCGACAACATGGCGCTGACCCACGAACTGGCCCAGAAGGAGAACCACTTCCGCTCCCTGGTCCAGGGGTCGAGCGACGTCATCATGATCGCCGCCCCCACCGGAGTGCTGCGGTACGTCAGCCCCGCCTCGGCCGGCGTCTACGGGCGCGACCCCGAGGAGATGATCGGCACCGAGCTGTCCGAGCACATCCACCCCGACGACCTCGGCCAGGTCGTGCACGAGGTGCGCCGCTTCCTCGCGGCGCCGCCCGGCGAGGAGCCGGCCACCAGGATCGAGTGCCGCATCAGGTCGGGGCGGCGCGGCGGACCGCACGGCGAGGACGGCTGGCTCAATGTCGAGTCCAGCGTCAACCGCTACCAGGGCGGCCTGATCTTCAACAGCCGCGACGTGACGGAACGGGTCCGCCTGCAGGCCCAGTTGCAGCACAACGCCTCGCACGACCCGCTCACCGACCTGCCCAACCGGCTGCTGTTCCTGGACCGGGTGGGCAAGGCGCTCAACGGGCGGCGGGCCGGCGACGGGCGGGCCGCGGTGCTCTACGTCGACCTCGACGGCTTCAAGGCGGTCAACGACTCCATCGGCCACCAGGCGGGCGACCACCTGCTCACCCAGGCCGCCCGCCGGCTGCGGGACGCGCTGCGGACCGGCGACACCGCCGCCAGGCTCGGCGGCGACGAATTCGCCGTGCTGGTCTGCGGCACCCTCGAACACCAGATCACGGAGATCGCGGAGCGGCTGCGGGCCGCGCTGTGCGAGCCGTACCGGGTGGACGGCGGCGAGGTGCGGGTCGGCGCCAGCATCGGTATCGCCTTCGCCGAGCCCGGCACCTCGGCGGTCGAGCTGATGCGCAACGCCGACCTGGCGATGTATCGCGCCAAGCAGGCGGGCAAGGGCCGGGTCGAGTTGTACGCGCCGCAGTTGCAGGCCGACGTCGTACGCCGTACGGAGATGGCCACCCGGCTGCACCGGGCGCTGCACGACGGCGAGTTCACGCTGCTGCACCAGCCCGTGGTGGAGCTGTCCTCCGGCCGGATCACCGGCGTCGAGGCGCAGGCCCGCTGGCGGTCCGCGCAGGGCATCCTGTTCACCCCCGCCGAATTCCTGCGGGCGGCGGAGGACATCGACCGCACCTCGGAGCTGGGCAGATGGCAGCTGGAGCAGGCCGTGGCGCAGGCGGCCCTGCGGTACGGTGCCGGTCACCGGGTGCCGGTCACCGTGAAGCTGTCCGCCCGCCGGCTGCTGCACCGCGACCTGCCGGCCGGCGCCGTCGAGGGCCTGCTGGAGCGGCACGGCCTGCCACCCGGCGGCCTGGTGGTCGAGCTGACCGGCGGCGACCCGCGGATCTCGCTGGACGAGCTGGAGCGCCGGCTGACCGAGCTGCGCCGGGCCGGGGTGCGTATCTCGCTCGGCGGCTTCGGCTCCGGCCACGCCGCGCTCAGCGCGCTGCGGAGCCTGCCGGTGGACGCGGTCAAGCTCGACAGGGGCTTCGTGGAGGGCGTGGTCGAGTCACCCCGGCTGCGCAAGATCACCCGCGGGCTGCTGCGGATCGCCGCGGACCTCGGTGTGCGGACCGTCGCCGACGGGGTGGACCGGCCGGAGCAGGTGCACGCGCTGCGCGAGCTGGGCTGCGCCCAGGGGCAGGGAATGGCCTTCTCCGGGCTGCTGGACGAGCACCGGCTGCGCGGCTCGCTGACCCGCGGCGGTTACCCCGTACCGGCGGATTCCAGCCGCTCGGGAAAGCCGGACGGCGGCCGGTCCGTACCGCAGGAAACAGCCCGTGAGCAGGTCGTACCCCGGACCGTGCAGCTGCCCTCCTGTCGCTCACATAGTGAGACCCGCGTCCCACCGGCTTGA
- a CDS encoding 2-hydroxyacid dehydrogenase, producing MTDMTQDPAAGARPQVWLSVPPEEIDGLPDAFEYVYWDGSGDFPADPEAAAFYVVPYMKGPTAGALPLPRMTGVRVIQTLSAGVDNIAPHLGQVGPGVRLCNARGVHEASTAELALALILASLRGIPRFVRGQDTEKWYSGFYPALADRRVLIVGYGSIGAAVEDRLVPFECEVTRVARSARDAPRGPVHALADLPRLLPAADVVVLTTPLTEQTRGLAGPAFLAAMKDGALLVNMARGAVVDTKALLVEAESGRLTAALDVTDPEPLPAGHPLWHAPGVLISPHVGGSTSAFMPRAKRLIRSQLVRFASGEELANVVQVTG from the coding sequence ATGACCGACATGACCCAGGACCCCGCCGCGGGCGCCCGCCCGCAGGTGTGGCTGTCCGTGCCGCCCGAGGAGATCGACGGACTGCCCGACGCGTTCGAGTACGTGTACTGGGACGGCTCCGGAGACTTCCCCGCCGATCCTGAAGCCGCCGCCTTCTACGTCGTGCCCTACATGAAGGGTCCGACGGCCGGCGCGCTCCCGCTGCCGCGCATGACCGGTGTGCGCGTCATCCAGACACTGAGCGCGGGCGTGGACAACATCGCGCCGCACCTCGGCCAGGTCGGGCCGGGCGTCCGCCTGTGCAATGCCCGCGGGGTGCACGAGGCGAGCACCGCGGAGCTGGCCCTGGCGCTCATCCTGGCTTCGCTGCGCGGCATCCCGCGCTTCGTGCGCGGCCAGGACACCGAGAAGTGGTACTCGGGCTTCTACCCGGCGCTGGCCGACCGCCGGGTGCTGATCGTCGGCTACGGCTCGATAGGAGCCGCCGTCGAGGACCGGCTCGTGCCCTTCGAGTGCGAGGTGACCCGGGTGGCGCGCAGCGCCCGCGACGCCCCCCGCGGGCCGGTGCACGCGCTGGCCGATCTGCCGCGGCTGCTGCCGGCCGCCGATGTGGTGGTGCTCACCACCCCGCTGACCGAGCAGACCAGGGGGCTGGCGGGACCCGCCTTCCTGGCCGCGATGAAGGACGGCGCCCTGCTGGTGAACATGGCCAGGGGTGCGGTGGTGGACACCAAGGCGCTGCTGGTGGAGGCCGAGTCGGGCCGGCTGACCGCGGCACTGGACGTCACCGACCCGGAACCGCTGCCCGCCGGGCATCCGCTGTGGCACGCGCCCGGTGTGCTGATCAGCCCGCACGTGGGGGGCAGCACCTCCGCCTTCATGCCCCGTGCGAAGCGTTTGATCCGGTCCCAGCTGGTCAGGTTCGCAAGTGGTGAGGAGTTGGCCAACGTCGTCCAGGTGACCGGCTGA
- a CDS encoding aldo/keto reductase, with the protein MERRAVGATALAVGAVGLGCMPMSWGYAASRRDGEESLRAVHSALDHGTTLLDTADMYGPFTNELLLGRVLKQRRRDAFIATKCGLLAGEQHIVANGRPSYVKRACDASLRRLQTDTIDLYQLHRVDPEIPVEETWGAMAELVAAGKVRALGLCAVGARGDRRTGAALHEETLRQLVRAQQVFPVSCVQAELSVWSAEALDELLPWCTAHGVGFLAAMPLGNGFLTGTLTPGQGFEPDDLRARHPRFTADMMAANQPIVAGLRRVAHRHGATPAQIALAWTLAQGPGVVPIPGTRSAQRPAENAAAAGLTLTAADLAEIAAGPRAWGSWE; encoded by the coding sequence GTGGAGCGCAGGGCGGTCGGCGCGACAGCGCTGGCAGTGGGAGCGGTAGGGCTCGGCTGCATGCCGATGAGCTGGGGGTACGCGGCTTCCCGGCGGGACGGCGAGGAATCGCTGCGGGCCGTGCACAGCGCGCTCGACCACGGCACGACGCTGCTGGACACCGCGGACATGTACGGGCCGTTCACCAATGAGCTGCTGCTCGGGCGGGTGTTGAAGCAGCGGCGGCGCGACGCGTTCATCGCCACCAAGTGCGGGCTGCTGGCCGGTGAGCAGCACATCGTGGCCAACGGCCGCCCGTCGTACGTCAAACGCGCCTGCGACGCGTCGCTGCGGCGGCTGCAGACCGACACGATCGACCTCTACCAGCTGCACCGGGTCGACCCGGAGATCCCGGTCGAGGAGACCTGGGGCGCGATGGCCGAACTCGTGGCCGCCGGCAAGGTGCGGGCGCTCGGCCTGTGTGCGGTCGGCGCCCGCGGCGACCGGCGCACCGGCGCGGCGCTGCACGAGGAGACGCTGCGCCAGCTGGTGCGCGCCCAGCAGGTCTTCCCGGTCAGCTGTGTGCAGGCCGAGCTGTCGGTGTGGTCGGCGGAGGCCCTGGACGAGCTGCTGCCGTGGTGCACCGCGCACGGCGTCGGCTTCCTCGCCGCGATGCCGCTCGGCAACGGCTTCCTCACCGGGACGCTCACGCCCGGCCAGGGCTTCGAGCCGGACGATCTGCGGGCCAGGCATCCGCGCTTCACCGCGGACATGATGGCGGCGAATCAGCCGATCGTGGCGGGGCTGCGGCGGGTGGCTCACCGCCATGGCGCGACCCCGGCTCAGATCGCGCTTGCCTGGACGCTGGCCCAGGGCCCCGGGGTCGTCCCGATCCCCGGCACCCGCTCGGCCCAGCGCCCCGCCGAGAACGCGGCGGCGGCCGGGCTGACCCTGACGGCGGCGGACCTCGCGGAGATCGCGGCGGGGCCGCGGGCGTGGGGGTCCTGGGAGTAA